Sequence from the Pseudomonas sp. LS.1a genome:
CACAGGCCACGCTGCTGCAGCTTTTCCAGGGTGCGCGCCAGGTTGGTCACGGCCACCAGCGGGATTACCTCCGCCGCGCCGCAGGCCACCTTGCGCACAACCGGCGTCAGGGTCGCGGACTTGTCCTTGGGCACCACCACTGCCGTGGCACCGGCGGCATCGGCGGTACGCAGGCAGGCGCCAAGGTTGTGCGGGTCGGTCACACCATCCAGCACCAGAATCAGCGGTGGTGTTTCGGTGCGTTCGAGCAACTCCTCGAGCATCAATTCGCCCCACACCTGGCTCGGGCTCACCTCGGCGACCACGCCCTGGTGCACACCTTCTACCCAGGCATCCAGCTCACGACGCTCGGCCTGGCCAACCGGCACGCGGTTCTCCGCAGCCAGCGCCAGCAACGTTTCGAGGCGTGGCTCGCTGCGCCCTTCCGACAGCCAGATCTGCTTGACCCGCTTCGGATGGTGCTGCAGCAATGCCTGCACGGCGTGCACACCGTAGATCTTTTCCAGCTGACTCATGACTTGCTCTTGCTCTTGCGTGGCGCACC
This genomic interval carries:
- the rlmB gene encoding 23S rRNA (guanosine(2251)-2'-O)-methyltransferase RlmB, with amino-acid sequence MSQLEKIYGVHAVQALLQHHPKRVKQIWLSEGRSEPRLETLLALAAENRVPVGQAERRELDAWVEGVHQGVVAEVSPSQVWGELMLEELLERTETPPLILVLDGVTDPHNLGACLRTADAAGATAVVVPKDKSATLTPVVRKVACGAAEVIPLVAVTNLARTLEKLQQRGLWVVGTAGEAEQEIYQQDLTGPLVMIMGAEGKGMRRLTREHCDFLVKLPMGGSVSSLNVSVATGVCLFEAVRQRQAKR